The Chanos chanos chromosome 3, fChaCha1.1, whole genome shotgun sequence genome segment AGGACCTCAGGGGGAAGCTAAGTTAGGGGATCCAGGTCCCAGAGGGGAGGATGGTAAACCAGGTCCACCAGGTATTCCTGGAGCTGTGGGTCAGCCAGGTGAGATAGGGCCTCCGGGGCTGTGTGATAGCAGTGGCTGCCGACGAGGAGCCTTACCACCAGGTACACTCACGTTGTGTGATCTACATGCGTTCTGTCCATAACAGTTGTCCTCTTTCTTTGGAACAGTTAACATACAATTacctatttgttttttaaatccttcAGAAGATCCATACTTTGGATATGGACCTTGAATTGggagaagctgtttttttccaggCCTTTGTGGAAAGACACTGGACCTAACAGATCAAATGAAGCTGCCAAAGAGATGGACCTCAACAGTGCCAGTTATTAGCATGTTTATTAGCCAATGTCCATTCTGAACCAGTTTTACATGACACAAAATCTGCTAGGGGTCCAGAAGTTCAAAATCTCCCTGTTCCGAGGTTCATGTACTTCCTCTTCATAAGAGAGCCTAAAACTAGGCATTTTACTGTTTTGCTCCTTTACACCTGTTGTGTTTTGGCCAGCGTCTGCacagttctgttttaaaatagcaTAATATCAGCTGAGGAATTATTTGTCCTTTCATGTCTCTTAGCAGCTGaaaatatattaacattttCACCTTAAGCGCATTTAAATGAGAGTTCCACAAGAAGTGGGAATATCCAGAGCTATataagaaataagaaaactTTTAATATTACAAGTTTTGCACTGAGAATGTTTTTCATATATTACTCATTCTTtagtatatatttgtgtatttatgacctaaaatgtatttgttttaaatatgttattGAAGGCATTCTGTTACCAATACTGTATAGTTCCCATTGTATGTCTTTTGACTTTGACTGCCTCATGTTGAATTACAATTTGGGAGACTGTCATATAAAATggcattgtgtttgttttaaaacaagcTATACTGTGATATCATAGCTGTATTTTATTATCACTATACAGAGACATATGTGGACATCTACTGGTAATGCATTTTATCCTACATTATCAGCTTTCCTGTCATGAATAACGCTGTACATTTTGTGTCAATACATCCACATTGTGGGCTGCCTTTTTAATGAAATACTTTACTGATATTCATTGATAagtatatttgtattttgtttaagaattttttttagtCCCACTATTGTATGTGTGACTGCTTTCAATCCATATATGGTGGGTATcgatgcatgtgtgagtgagtgagtgagcgagtagCGAATGAGTGTTAGTGACCTGAACTACAAGAAATTGTCCTTGACATCACATGACATATCACAGCAATTACTAATTAAAATCAACTGATTCCCAAAGAAAATGTTAATTAACATGAATAACTTATCGTACTTTTGCATTAAACTAGAAAACTAGCGGATAAATTACATGACCTTAATAAATAAGCCTCTATGGCCTGAAGTGTAATATAAATTCTATAGCATTCGCAAATGTGCACATAGTCCGGCCACAGGATTTAGGGTGTTGCCCCGTTTCCAATCTGGAGGTGCGAGAATCCCGAGAGGTGTGTGAAGCACGTCCTCTACCTTGAAATACTACATTTGCTCGCCGGGGTCGTTCACATGATGTTAAGAGTATTTAAGCAGTCCCGATTTGTGTGCTAAAGCTTAACGTCGGGAGACTAACGTTAAGAACAGTTTTATGCAAAGACATGCGTGTATGTCTCACTCGGTAGGTGACGACGATGAACTTCTGCTTAGAATACGGCCGGAACCAAAGTTGGCGGTAAGGATATTGACGGTCATGGATTTCAAAGGACATCACCGTACAACAATATCGGCGTTCCAACATGGCAAGTCGTAGAAGCGATACAAAACGCCGAGGCGATGGTGATAAATATTCAGTGTTGCTGCCGACATACAACGAGCGAGAGAATCTGCCGTTGATCGTGTGGCTGTTGGTGAAATACTTTGGAGAAAGGTGAACTGTCAGATCCCTCTGTTTGATCGGCTGTCAGCCATAGCAGATTTAGTATTACTGGCAGTATTGTGACAGTGATGAGTTGCTGAGAGAATCAGTTTAACACATTTTCTCTACTTTTCTCGATAAAATGATGTAGACGAAGCCTGATGAGACTTGATATTATAATGACCATTTATACAAAGCATTTTAAGCACGGGTTATGTTTGTCATCCAAGAAGTCAGAGCACTAGCAATTAATCTGTCAGTATGGCAATATAGCAATCATACTGTCCTCAGTATGTCTGAAATATCTTAACACGACCATATCATTCCATGCAGTGGTTACGACTATGAGATAATTGTTATAGACGACGGAAGTCCTGATGGAACGTTGCAGGTTGCCGAGCAGTTGCAAAAGATCTATGGAGAGGATAAGATCGTGAGTGAATATTCATCAGCATGTTAAAGAATGCACATTTACGAAACATTCCGAGAGCACTCCTCATATTTGTTCTACACTACGTCTTTTTCAGGTCCTGAGGCCAAGGGCACAGAAATTAGGTTTAGGTAAAGCATTTTCAACCCCTCGTAACATTTCCTCATTCGTGTGGTACACAGTTTTCTGGTGGATTTGTTTGGAAAAGAGTTTATTGAggactgtttttcttctcatttcacAACTAGGAACGGCCTACATCCACGGCATTAAGCATGCAAAAGGGAACTTTATCATCATAATGGATGCAGATCTCTCACACCATGTAAGTAAAAGAATGCCCAGATTGTCCACCTAATTGTACTGCTTTTATCCCTCATACATGGCTGATTTGCACCACATATCCCTAGTTAATAGTATAAGATTTCAGAATGTTGAGCTCTGATCATGTTCACTACAGCAGAATGACTTTTGTTTCTCTACTCGCAGCCTAAGTTTATTCCTGAATTTATTAAGTAAGTAATTTATCCTTATGGCATCTCTGGGTATTCATCAAatctggaaaataaaatgagatgaGAAAGACAGTTCTGATCTAAACTTGGTATCTGTATTTCTAGGAAACAAAAGGAAGGTGGGTATGACCTAGTGTCTGGCACAAGATACAAAGGAGATGGAGGTGTCTATGGGTGGGATCTGCGACGGAAGCTTATTAGGTACCTGAGAGAAGATGTTTATTTCCCTTTATTATTCTCCCTCTGTGGCCTATCTTCACTGTGGAACTCAGGTGTTCAGTTTGCACCATTTTCTGTGCACAATTGAAATGCTAGTTCATAGCCAGTTTTAATCAACTAAGCTGTATTCATGCCTCTTTGAGTTAATGacacattattacacatcaTTTCTGACAGTCTGACCCTGCCTTTTTCTCACAGCCGAGGAGCGAATTTCATCACACAGGTTCTACTGAGACCTGGGGCGTCTGATCTGACCGGCAGCTTCAGGTATGTGTATATGCCTGATCTAAGAGTTTGAACACCTCTCGTGGAACAAAAATTGTCCATGGCTGTTTGTCCTctgcttgggggaaaaaaacctcagacatgattatttcatttttgtttttcactctgataAGTTGTGTTACACAGTAAATATTGTCTCACAAACAGTTATTTACACTACACCAGTGTTTCTCTGCTGGACATGAAGTAGTCTTCTCAGGGGAATACTGTTTGTCCTGTTTTCAACTTCATTTGTAAAGAATGACAGCGGCCGGTCTGCACCTTGTCAAATAGTATGTAAGAGTGTGTCATCAGCTCTCATTTGGTTCAATGTGGAGACAGTTATTGTCTTGTCAAAAGGCTGTTTGCTTTgaggatttgatttttttcaaaggaGCATTTTAGTCTGTCTCCAAACAGTAAATCTTCAGATTGGTTCGCTATACTGATCAATGGTTCAGAGAGCACCCGGTACCAGTACTCAGTTTAGTTGGCCTaattatattataatagtgtaattatttttatgGTATACTTCTCACTATATTTTGTGTGCATTGGCAGGCTGTACAAGAAGGAGGTCCTTGAACGTTTGGTGGAGAAATGTGTGTCTAAAGGCTACGTCTTTCAGATGGAGATGATTGTGCGTGCAAGGCAGCTGGGCTATACAATTGGAGAGGTGAGACACACCTTGATTGTACCGAGGTCcatttctgtctccctgtctttctgttttagtGATTTCCAGTGTAAAATTGAATGTCAGCTTTGCATGCAATATTTACAGTACAGTTACATTGGCTGTGTCCTCATCTGTTTGTATTCTGATTGCTACTTTTTTCAAGATAAGCAAGATTTGATGAATTTCACATTCACTTTCTGTGTTCCTGCAGGTTCCTATCTCTTTTGTGGACCGTGTTTATGGAGAGTCCAAACTCGGAGGAAATGAAATTGTCTCATTCCTGAAAGGACTGCTTACTCTTTTTGCGACTACATAATTTTTGTACATTGGTTTCACATACTAGTCGATTAAATGACCTAAAGGTATACTGCTGTAGTCCTCAGTGGTTCTGTGCAGTAGACAAGTGTATTTGGAATCTTGCTGAATTGCAGATCTTATCTAAGGAAAGAATGAATGGTTTCAAATTATCTGTCCTTTGGCAAGATTAATTTTGGATCTCAGACTGGAATTGAACAGTTACCTTACCTTAACCATTACCTTAGGGCCCACTATGCACCACAGATTGGCGCTGAACATTTTGTGAAAAACTTTCTTCATAATCTCATTGCATATGTACATTAGTGTATTCTTCCCTCTCTTATCTATGCATTGACTTAGTATGGGTTTGAACCTAAAATTagtttttgaaatattaattatCGGGACCAAATCTCAATGAATAATATATGAACGCTTAATTACCATGATTAAATAGTTTAACTCGCAAGTTAATGCAAAGTGATCAATGACTTAAGAGCTGATTATAACATCTCTTTTTGGGGAAAAGGTCTGGAATGTAACAAATGTGCTATCCATTGACCTATCAATGGAACTAATTCAATTCTATTTTCAGAAATTTGAAATTACATGTGATTAAACCacactgattgtttttttttccaagacatTTACCATCCTATCTCAAACTTGATTATTTTTGGGTAATAGTTATTAACGTTTGAATCAATAATTTACTTTCATTGTTATTAAAGTTTTATTGTGACCATTGCCTCAGTGGttttcaacagttttttttccatttgttgcTGCGATTTATGTTTCAGTTCACTCTAACTCAGTACCCcagtttttgcttttgctttagTTTGAGCAAGCAGGCCGCATGTTCAAGATTAACATGAATaccaacacaaaaaaagcattatCCTGAACTGGCTCTGATTTTCATCTGTCTCATATTGAACTTTACCCCAATGTAATAAAGTGTAATAAAAACTTTATTGCACATCAAGAATGACAGCTTACCCAATGTGTTCTATTAAATCTTATTTCCAACATAAAATATTGGTTTTATTGGTCTGATATCCACGTGGCCCTGGGCTGCATGAAGTATGCAGTCTGCAAAAAGCTCCAGCCGCAGAAGTGCCcactaaaatacacacactggctGGTTGTATTCAGTGACAATATGGGATATATGTACAACCACAGTTCAAGCTTCAGCTGTGCAGTTGACCTCCAGTAAATTAGCTGATGAATACATCATAACTTATAGGCTGTACCTGTTCACTATGTACAAATAATGGATGGAAGAAGAATCTTTTGgttatgggattttttttttgttacacaaAGTCCAGTGTTATGGGGGAAAAAGTATCTGTTGCTGTTGGCTGGATGAACACTTGGTCCAGCCAGGGATAGGGGCAGGAGAAAGTGCTATATGCCTCCTGGGGAGCTGCTGCCCCAGCACTTCAGATTTAGAAGTAGTCCCGGTTAGTTGCGCACAAAAGCAGCACAGCGCCACCACCTGAACTGATAGTACTCCGACGCAGGGTAAGTAGTGAGGCAGTGTATACATCCGACTCTCTGCGGGGGTTGTCGCCAGATGTAAAATTGACGCATGCGTTTTCATCCAATCAACTTTCCTCGAAGGGCGCCCCCTACAGGTTCATTGCTGGCCACTGCATAAGGGGGTTGTTTACCCTAGTTCCCGAGGCATTAATACGGACGAGACGCAAGACTCCGAGCAATACAGAAATCGAGGATCTTTCAGGTAAATGAGGAGAACAGGTAAGCATATGACTGATGACCATCtggctcctctctctgtggatttcCAGACTCAACGGCTCTCTCTGTCGGCACAATGAGTTTTTTCGTTATGCTAATCAAACACATATGTCACTTCCGCCCCTCGACACACGCCATTTTGCACAAGACTTGTCTACATTGGAGTGTATTGTCTGAGTGAGGAAGGGAGAATCCTTTAATTGCTTACTATTATTATGTTAATGAATATTTGGAAGGATTCCATTTAGTGAAAGGAGCGTCCCACTGTTAGTGTTCaactctctgtcattctccttTATTGCAATTTCATACGATTATCTAGCTAGATGAGTTGCAACAGCACCTCATCCCCGGTAGCcgaacagagggagacagatagTTCTGGGTCGGTTGGAGATAGGAGTCGAGCTCCCTCTTTCGGTGTGGTGTGTCCGCCCCGAGAGTCCACAGCGAGGCGGTTAGTCCAGGCTGCCCggtctgaggaagaggagggaaagtGAGAGTACCGGCTGTGCTTTTTCTTTGCAGGTGTGCAGTGATAAGGTTTTCTACCTCAACCGGAATACCAAATTTCAAGCCAGGTAAAGTCTATCGTTTATATCTATTGGAAACCAGTGCCAAACAGCTAAGCGAGCTAGCTGTATAAGAATCAGTAATGAAACTGAGCCAGCTTAGCTTATGCTAGCAAGTAACAACAGGAAATTTAGCTAGCTCAAGCCAGCCACAGAGCTATCGCTAACTGCCCCATTCCTCCTCCTTGCGAGGTCAGAGAAAAATGTTTGCCAGTCAGACGCGAATCGATGAAACGTTTACGGTTCAGGATCATTCTGCCATCACAAGTTGCTTGCTATGTGTTCATGAACAATTAGTGTGTTTGCTTGTTGGCTATAGTACAACTACTAGCGTTAAACGTTAAATACATTAAGGATAGATTTTGGCACGCTAACTAGTCCCCCCAGCTAGCCTCCAAACCTGGCATGGTTGTCACCCTTTAACATGTCGTGTGGTGCCGCTCAGGATGTGGTGCTTGGAAAACTCGTTCCAGTTAACTTGGACGTACCAACTTGACTCGCTATTAGGAATGAGCTTGCTATGAAGACCTAGCGTAATGACCTCATGTCAACAACAAATTCCTCGTTACATTAACTAACACCAAGGTTCAACGAGTAACTAAACAGCGTGTCAGAAGTAAGTTACGGTTAGCTAACGGTGATCGACTGTCATTATCATATGTCAGATTAAAATGGTCAGTGTTGATTAGCTTGCTGTTTATTGTGCGTTTTGCCCCGTTCAGCATGGGCATGGTACCAGGCCAGGTGTCAGACGAGTCTAACGTGTAGTGATACCGTTGTCTTCGGGAATACTTCAACcgacaacacaaacaaatggtgAACTGGTGTCTTTCACTCTGGTCTCCACCgttctgttcttttatttagGAGGCTGTTCATCACCACTGAAAGGAAATTGATTGAGTTTCTGCATAGTAAACGTCAAACAATGGTACATTCTCAGCAGCCAGTGTGAGGACCCTTTTCGCTGTTATCGTTAGCCAGTAGGACCAGATTGCAGCATCCTTAACTTATAATGGACGCGTGTACCCAGATCTTTTACTCGACTTGTTAAATTTCACTCGTTCATCAAACACAGTGTCACGATCTAAGACAGTTGACACGATTTGTTGAGTTTCATTcgactttcttttctctctgctagTCGTGATACACTTTTCAAGGTAACCTGTGTGAAATCGTTTGTTGTTAATATGTAGACACAAGCTTATAACAGCGCATTTGTAACCGTCTCTTGTTTTGGCTGCATGAAAAGCATATAGAAATATTTATCTACAGACGtgaatatggtgtgtgtgtgtgtgtgtttattaatgtaATTTCTAGGAAAGGCTTAAGGTTTTGGGGTCCAGAGTCAAAGCAGAATGTTGACTTTGTCCAAAAATTATATTTCCAATTCTACAAGGACTATAAGATTATGAACTGATTGTTAAAGAAAACTTTACAAAGCTtaaggaaactttttttttttttaatttcatactTCCTTCTTATTTTCTGTGAGCGCATGTATTTACCCCTGGCTATTCTAAGCCAGGCAGGCCAAATTCagcccccacccaaaaaaaaaaaaaaaaaaaaagcagacatgtTGTATGCTGGGCTTTGCTGCTGGCTCAATAGGAGGCGCCATTCCGCGTTTATTGAACACGGTTGcgagaggaggaaaggaaaaaggggCAGGCAGTGCACAGAAAAGCTTATATAACCGGGAGACGGAGGTGTTCTCTAGCGCCATCCATGAAGGATGGGAGAAAGCTTCTGAGAAAAGGAAGCTGCACCAGCCTGTGAGGGAGTCAGTGAAGTGTcagcacagcactgaaacaTAAATGCTGCTCCCACTGCAGTCAGCTGAGGGGGGTGATTGTCAGTAGAGTATAAGAGTGAATAAGGCGCATGACATGACCTTTCACCTCCCTCGAGACATTTGACCCCATTTTTGAAAGACGTTCTCTTAGCACACGTCCAGGTATCTGAAAGCTTTACAGTAGTAGTGGTGGGTCAATGTGGAGATAAGTACTCTAGAGAGTGCCACCAAACATGTCCTGATAATCGTTCAGTTGAATGAAGTCTCTGTTCTAGTCTTCGTTTTCAGGGAATTGCAGCTCACTTTCTTCTCAGGTGTAACTGatggctgttgtttacattattAGTTATTAGATAGGCAACGTAGTGGGAATTGCAAATGGAAATCTTTTGAGGTGTAACTTTCGTTAATTGTCTTAATTGTTTCAGATTGAGATGCTCAGTGATGAAtttgtctttgatgttttttccCCATGCTCAGGAGGACAGCATGTTCCAGCTTCCGGTGAACAACCTTGGCAGTCTAAGGAAAGCCAGGAAAAATGTTAAGAAGGTGCTAGGTGACATTGGCTTGGAGTATTGCAAGGACCATATTGATGTGAGTGCTCAACTGCTGTTCTTTTTGTCCATGGGTTTAAACATGGCATCAGTTTACGAGATCCTCGTCTGACCTCAAAGATGTCGATGTTAAGTTGCCATAACAACTTGGAATAAGAACAGTGTTTACCAGAATAGTTCAgctttttgaaatcaactgagCTACATTTGGAGTCTCCATTGTCACCACGTCATAATGGCCACCTGCTGTTTGCCACTTAAACTTTACAAAAGTTTGGATATTAGCCAtttaacaaaagaacaaatttacTTTCACTTTAAGCTTACCATGTGTCAGAATAAATGTAATGGAAGGACACCATGTCAGGCTTGTGCAGTTCTTGATTTCTTCAGACATTATGTAGTTTACCAATAGTGTAATTCACCAGATATACGGATTATGATCTCTCAGTTTACTATCACGAGCTTGTCTTGGAAATCTTATTTGTGAATTAGTGACTGCAAGTGCAGTGTTTTGTTATATGGTCTTCCACCatgttgtgttctttttttttgaagacgtTTGTTATTTAATCTTTGCTTACAGCATTCCTATACTTAAATTTATTTCGCAGCCTAACTGTGTGTCAAAATAACTGTACAGATATTTCACAGTGAAATAATGATTCTTGATCTGTTGATAATTAATGGCTTGCTGACAAAATTTGAAATCTGATTTTGGTTATTTCTATAGATTAGcatgaggaaaacaaagcaaGACAGACTTTGTTTCCAGCTTATTGCCTCTAATGTACTGCATTATTAAGGGTTGTTTTTCCAAGAATTTGCAATACTAGTTTGGTGACTGTGAAGCAGTACTACATTTTTGATTGTGTTGGAATAGTCAGTTGTGTTTCCCATGCTTCAGGGAGTACACCTACTGCTGTAATTAGGAATGTTGGCATGGGGGGGGCAGCCTCATAGACTATAGAATTCAGAGAGAAGTCTGAAAAGGGCTGAAATTTTGTAATAGTGAATTTGTGGAAAGCCTGTGTAcccacatgaaatgaaaaattagAGATTAATTTAAGCGCACAGTGTTAAAATTTCCCAAACCTGACTGTAACATACATATCAGAACAGGACAGTATTATTACTGCTAAAAGTATTGTTgacattttattctttaatcTTGTACTTCTCTAATGTCTCCTCTCAGGACTTTAAAGATTTTGTGCCGAATGACTTTTACATCAAGAACACCTCGTGGGATGATGTGTGCACATGGGATCCATCAATGACCAAATCACAAGTTGGTAGCACTCTGATATTCCCTTTCCTTGAGTGACAGTGTCAGTTTTGTTAACTTTTTCCAATGAGTTCAACTGTAGCTAAAGCCATacgtttcttttctgtctcttaatCTTCCTTTGTTTCCACTTGATTTTGTAGGACTACAGGTCAAAGCCATTCTGTTGCTCCGGCTGTCCTTTTTCCTCTAAGTACTTTTCTGCCTACAAGAGCCACTTCCGCAACGTCCACAGCGAGGACTTTGAAAACCGCATCCTCCTAAACTGTCCTTACTGCACTTACAAtgggaacaaaaaaaccctggagACACACATTAAGCTGTTCCACATGCCCAGCATGGCACGCCAGAGTCCCGCAGGCTTAAAGGGAGCAGGGCCTGGGCCAGGTTTAGCCTTGAAAGAAGGTATTCGATTGGACAAAAGTGGACGTGACAGTGTGGAACAGGCAGTGTATTACTGTAAGAAATGTACCTACAGGGACCCACTGTACAACGTGGTGCGCAAGCACATCTATCGAGAACATTTTCAACATGTAGCTGCACCCTACATGGCCAAGCCCAATGAGAAGACGACCCCTAATGGAGCAACAGCTAGTGCTGGAACAGGAGCTGGAAACGCAGCAGATTCAAGCACTGCTGGAAGCAATTGTAATATATCAGCCATTCATTGCAAACGTTGCCTCTTTGTGCCACGTACCTACGAGGCACTTGTGCAGCACGTTATTGAGGACCATGAACGCATCGGTTACCAAGTTACCGCCATGATTGGACATACCAACGTGGTGGTACCTCGTGCAAAGCCCCTAATCATGGTCTCCCCAAAATCTGCAGGAGACAGGAGCATCATTGGGGTCACGCCCAAGGGCACTCTGGTAACTGCTGGGGTTCGACCATTAAGCACGCAGCAGGTTAGTAGGATGGTCATTCCGAAGGGGAGTCTGAACTCCGCCAGTCTCTTATCAGGTGTTCAGGTAAAACAGGGTGCTTCTGGGCTGAAGGCCGCCACGACGCAGGCCTTGGCCACTGGGGGACAGCAGGTGCGTATCACTTTACCGGGCAGTGCACATGTTTCTGTTGCCCAGCAGTCTCACACAGCCAAACCTCAGCTTTCTGCCAGCAGCCTGCGAAGCCCGGCaacttcctcctcttcctctatgATTAAGATCCCACCCCTGACCACACGCGTTCAGGCAGCTGCAGCCTCTGTGACATCTGTTACTGCAAAGAAATCAAATTCCTCTCTGCTGGGCACATCTTACACACAGAAATGGAAGATCTGTACCATCTGCAACGAGCTCTTCCCTGAAAATGTATATAGCTCCCACTTTGAAAAGGAGCACAAAGCTGAGAAGGTTCCTGCTGTGGCCATTTACATCATGAAGATTCATAACTTCACCAGTAAGTGCTTGTATTGCAACCGCTACCTGCCCAGCGATACGCTGCTCAACCACATGCTGATTCACGGTCTCTCTTGTCCGCACTGTCGGTCCACTTTCAACGATGTGGAGAAGATGGTTGCGCATATGCGGATGGCGCATCCAGGAGAGTCGGTTGGACCGCGCACTGATTCGCCTCTGACTTTCGATCTCACCCTTCAACAAGGAAATCCTAAGAACGTGCAGCTGATAGTCACTACCTACAACATGCGAGATGCTCCTGAGGAATCTGTAGCATTCAGTGCCCAGAACATTAACGCATTCCACGCGTTAACATCTGCGCAGACTAAAAACCAGGGGACCACACACCCTCCAAAAATACCTGCAGAGGCCCCCGATCCAACACCTGTCAAGAATGCTCCAGAGGCAGCGGTGCCATACAAGCAGGATGTGGGTAAGACTCTTTGCCCACTGTGCTTCTCCATCCTAAAGGGTCCCATTTCGGATGCCCTGGCACACCATTTGCGGGAGAGGCATCAGGTGATCCAGACGGTTCATCCTGTGGAGAAGAAGCTCACCTATAAGTGCATTCACTGCCTCGGTGTCTATACCAGCAACATGACAGCCTCTACAATCACATTACACTTGGTGCACTGCCGTGGTGTTGGGAAAACTCAGAATGGCCAGGACAGCAAACCCGCTCCATCTCCCAAAGTAGTCCAGGCACAGGGAGCCTCTCTCAAACGGGCTGGATTTGACAAGTTTGACCCGGCTGATCCAAAGAGACGGAAATTGGGGTCAGGGGACCAGGCTGGGCCAAGTCCCTTGGCATCAGCTGAAAAGAAAGACGAGAATGTGGTCTTTGCTTTGGACCCAAAAGGCCACGAGGATGAGTCATATGAGGCACGCAAAGCCTTCCTCACACAGTACTTCAATAAACAACCTTACCCAACCCAGCGAGAGGTAGAGAAACTGGCTGCCAGCCTCTGGTTGTGGAAGTCAGACATTGCAAGCCACTTCGCCAACCAAAGGAGGGCGTGTGTACGTAATTGTGAGACCCGTAAAATGCGAGTTCTCCTAGGGTTTAAAATGCGAGACGTTACGCGGCTACAGCACCCAATGGACTTTAGTCCCGAATGGTATTTTCAAGCTCatgagcagaacagagagagacggacatcTAGTGACTTACTAGGGAGATCTGTAGGTTCGGTTAGCAGCGGTAAGGGAGATACTGCTGCTTCTAATGGTACCACGGTAAAGCATGGGCCATCGAGAAGATCAGCCTCTAAAGCTTTGCCTCAGCCAAATGGAGCAAAGGCAGTTCtgggaaaagaacaaaaacagacaatcaAAGGCGTCTTAAAGCCAGGACTTGTCAATGCAGAGCCCATTTCCTTGGATacagacagtgaaggagaggaaaacGTCAGGGATGTGCAACAAAAAGAGAATTCAAGGGTCAATGACCAGGTGGGAGGCAgcaaaggaggagagaagaagggagatGATAAAGGAGAAAGCGATTCTGACGCACAGGTAGAATCCTGGTCTGAGGAGGCTTCACGCGGGGAGAATGGTTACGGGCCCACGGACAAATTAAAGAGAAGAGGTGGGAGGAGCTTGGGCAGCACGCCAGACGTTGTGGCCAAGCGTGGACAATCAGGGTCAGGAGCCCAGCTTGGCAAACAACAGGTCTGACATATTGACACGGTTACACAAAAAGACATGTTAACATTATATTTGTTACATTTGACACATGCCAACGAACCTGCCTCACCTGAACTGATAGACATTTTGCAGTCAATGGTGGCAGAAG includes the following:
- the dpm1 gene encoding dolichol-phosphate mannosyltransferase subunit 1 isoform X1, translating into MASRRSDTKRRGDGDKYSVLLPTYNERENLPLIVWLLVKYFGESGYDYEIIVIDDGSPDGTLQVAEQLQKIYGEDKIVLRPRAQKLGLGTAYIHGIKHAKGNFIIIMDADLSHHPKFIPEFIKKQKEGGYDLVSGTRYKGDGGVYGWDLRRKLIRYLREDVYFPLLFSLCGLSSLWNSVNDTLLHIISDSLTLPFSHSRGANFITQVLLRPGASDLTGSFRLYKKEVLERLVEKCVSKGYVFQMEMIVRARQLGYTIGEVPISFVDRVYGESKLGGNEIVSFLKGLLTLFATT
- the dpm1 gene encoding dolichol-phosphate mannosyltransferase subunit 1 isoform X3 → MASRRSDTKRRGDGDKYSVLLPTYNERENLPLIVWLLVKYFGESGYDYEIIVIDDGSPDGTLQVAEQLQKIYGEDKIVLRPRAQKLGLGTAYIHGIKHAKGNFIIIMDADLSHHPKFIPEFIKKQKEGGYDLVSGTRYKGDGGVYGWDLRRKLISRGANFITQVLLRPGASDLTGSFRLYKKEVLERLVEKCVSKGYVFQMEMIVRARQLGYTIGEVPISFVDRVYGESKLGGNEIVSFLKGLLTLFATT
- the dpm1 gene encoding dolichol-phosphate mannosyltransferase subunit 1 isoform X2, giving the protein MASRRSDTKRRGDGDKYSVLLPTYNERENLPLIVWLLVKYFGESGYDYEIIVIDDGSPDGTLQVAEQLQKIYGEDKIVLRPRAQKLGLGTAYIHGIKHAKGNFIIIMDADLSHHPKFIPEFIKKQKEGGYDLVSGTRYKGDGGVYGWDLRRKLIRYLREDVYFPLLFSLCGLSSLWNSGVHLTLPFSHSRGANFITQVLLRPGASDLTGSFRLYKKEVLERLVEKCVSKGYVFQMEMIVRARQLGYTIGEVPISFVDRVYGESKLGGNEIVSFLKGLLTLFATT
- the adnpb gene encoding activity-dependent neuroprotector homeobox b; this translates as MFQLPVNNLGSLRKARKNVKKVLGDIGLEYCKDHIDDFKDFVPNDFYIKNTSWDDVCTWDPSMTKSQDYRSKPFCCSGCPFSSKYFSAYKSHFRNVHSEDFENRILLNCPYCTYNGNKKTLETHIKLFHMPSMARQSPAGLKGAGPGPGLALKEGIRLDKSGRDSVEQAVYYCKKCTYRDPLYNVVRKHIYREHFQHVAAPYMAKPNEKTTPNGATASAGTGAGNAADSSTAGSNCNISAIHCKRCLFVPRTYEALVQHVIEDHERIGYQVTAMIGHTNVVVPRAKPLIMVSPKSAGDRSIIGVTPKGTLVTAGVRPLSTQQVSRMVIPKGSLNSASLLSGVQVKQGASGLKAATTQALATGGQQVRITLPGSAHVSVAQQSHTAKPQLSASSLRSPATSSSSSMIKIPPLTTRVQAAAASVTSVTAKKSNSSLLGTSYTQKWKICTICNELFPENVYSSHFEKEHKAEKVPAVAIYIMKIHNFTSKCLYCNRYLPSDTLLNHMLIHGLSCPHCRSTFNDVEKMVAHMRMAHPGESVGPRTDSPLTFDLTLQQGNPKNVQLIVTTYNMRDAPEESVAFSAQNINAFHALTSAQTKNQGTTHPPKIPAEAPDPTPVKNAPEAAVPYKQDVGKTLCPLCFSILKGPISDALAHHLRERHQVIQTVHPVEKKLTYKCIHCLGVYTSNMTASTITLHLVHCRGVGKTQNGQDSKPAPSPKVVQAQGASLKRAGFDKFDPADPKRRKLGSGDQAGPSPLASAEKKDENVVFALDPKGHEDESYEARKAFLTQYFNKQPYPTQREVEKLAASLWLWKSDIASHFANQRRACVRNCETRKMRVLLGFKMRDVTRLQHPMDFSPEWYFQAHEQNRERRTSSDLLGRSVGSVSSGKGDTAASNGTTVKHGPSRRSASKALPQPNGAKAVLGKEQKQTIKGVLKPGLVNAEPISLDTDSEGEENVRDVQQKENSRVNDQVGGSKGGEKKGDDKGESDSDAQVESWSEEASRGENGYGPTDKLKRRGGRSLGSTPDVVAKRGQSGSGAQLGKQQV